CAAGACCACAATCgtcaccactgaaccagctgcttctcacGGCACCTTCACCACACCTATGGGATCTGCTAGccgccacctccctctccaccCCATCCCTCTCCCCTTCTCCCAGCCTACAGTATCCAAAAAACCCTAGAAGCGCATCATTGCCAACTCTGCTCCCACCACTTTCAACAAAAAGTCACcacctcctctcctcctcccctgtTTTCTCCATGGACACCAACCCTACTCCTGAAGCCCATACcccagcccccaccctccacacctttgtcctgtcaacctcAGAGCCAAAGTTCCTTGATGCCTGTACCCTAAGTTCCTTGATACCCATACCCTCACTATGGAGATACGAATGCATCTAccaggtgctcccatctcccagctGATTCCTCGCAGGGTCTCTGTCATAATTCCCCTCACTTCACATGGACCTCCTCCGCGAACTCCTAAGCATTATGTTTGGCCCCCTCGCTtccctgacacccttcctttcctcttcctctccccatcagccccagcctccccatcATCCCCCCACCTACACTGCCATGAGCACCAAGCTCAGCCCTGTGATCACGGAGGATGAgatgttggcagaactgaactcaCACCTGGACCTGGAAATCCGTTCTGCCCACCATATCCACAATGCATCTGGTCCCACCTATCTCATGGCGGTCTTTCAGGGTCCACCACCTCCACTGACCACCTCCTCACTCAGGGTGCCCTGGTTTTCCACCtatgccaccctgttgaatcctccaaatcccctccccaatcctaccactgccactGCTACCTCATGTACAACAATCACCTGACCCCCAACTGCAAAATCTGTCCCACCTCTCCCCATTCCAAGGCCTCCAACGCGCTTAAAAACTGCCCCAGCCTCGCCACCCCTCCTTCTtgtaacacctgcaatggcccccatcccacctatgctcacaagtgtaaagctaaaccccctacTGCGACCCCCGAGCTTACTGTCCCTGTCTGCCCCTTGATCACCCCGTCCACCAcaacaattccctctgtccaccCCCACAGCCgaagacatcatccagttcctcaccatcgtcctccaaaacattaaaatttttcagCACCCCCAAACCCTCCAACAGATCTTCCTTGCCACCTGCTCCAACTTTCACCTGAGATCTTCGCCACTttctcccacaaccaagcccacttcacccacctcaacaccctagtttaagcctctcctctcccctctctccacctccctcTCTTCCCATCATGGCGCACCACGAGTGTCACAGCTTATTCCAGAACATGCATTCCTTCTGCATCAACAAACACTTACTCAtgaacaccctctcccaccactggGTCGACACCTTTCtcctgaacgaaacctttctccagccccaccatactCTCTGCACCTCTTCCTCTATCCTCCACAGCACTGAAGCTCCTGGTCCTCGAGTGCAGTGTGGGGTTtccattggccaccttaagcaaaTCCCCATCTGGCCACAACACCTCTTCAATGGCCCTGCCAAACACCTTATCCTgagtgtcttcttcccctccctcaccattacctgtggcaccatctatgtccactccactgctcctcttcccatgacttcatctcccacactgacttcaccttctccacctatgtgattgccaccaACATGAACATCCATATCTGCTCCCCTGCTGCCCttcagcagtggcatcagttcctctccacgatcCAGGGTGACTTTGTtaccattccccagcacacctatCCCAAAAGTGACCCCATCCCCAATGTTGTTATTCCCTCCAccaacctccttgggcatatcACCATCGACATCCTTGACCCCGCaggtagcgaccatctccccatCCTTGTCACCATAATGTGACCACTCCCCACTGGCTCCCCTTCATACACCCCTCCCAAGGTCATCCATGACTACCATCATGCCAACTGGTATGCCTAGCAGGACCCCATTAACAACCAGGTCGAAAGCCTCCCTATCACcatcctgatgacatcatccaTGCCTTGTCCTTCCTTCCGAAGGCAATCACCTACAacatggaggcccatgttcctactaaaaccactCACCCCCACCGTACCGCTCTCCCTTCTTGGGCTGTCCTACTCCTCTGCAAATCCTGCCGCCTCCCATCTCCATCACTCCTTCCTGTGCACTCATGCCAGTGATACACTACTACACCACTGGCAAATGTAGCGACATGTACGGCaccttattacagcaaagaaacgctgggactggcgccagacctctACATGACATAGTGCCTTACTTGTTCCCAGTCTGCACCCgattacccccttctccataacgactgCCTGCTTCCTGACTACCTCAGTaaagccaaccacttcgcttcccaacttcccgaggtcttctccatccctgatgatccccactttgattattcccccACCTTCATCGAATGTGCCAaaacctcagtcgctccacttgctcctagtctcaaGTACTTGAGGCAGTTGCCCCATCTGACATCAACACAGCACACAACATTAACCTTATCCTTCGGTCCAAATGCAACATGGTccctggtcatgactgtgtcacctacgccaccttagagaaagccccttctccttcctgactgtccttgccaatTTCCATAACGTCATTcactctactggcttctaccctgtcCTGTGGAAGACTTCCCCATCCTATTATTattcaaacccaacaaacccccttgtGCCgcttcttcctatcgtcccatctgcctcacctccacctTCAGTAAGGTCTTAGAATCCATCAGCGCCTTACTCAACACAACCTCCTCCCTCTTACctagtgtggcttccgaccctcctatTACACCGAAGACCAAGTCCTTAACCTCATCCACATTCTCTCTCTGCAGCTTAACTCCCattgctctgccatttttgtttccctcgacctccaaaatgcctatgaccgcgtatggcatcccaatctcctctttaaactccagacctatgccctacctatcaattttgtctgtctggtcgctTCCTAACCAACAGCCTAGCTGCAATGGTAAcagcagttcctgtcagatcaccgaagttaagatctgttgggctgggctagcacttggatgggtgagcatccggtgtgccaagcgctgttggcaagccgggtgcactcagccttcctgaggcaaactgaggagctacttgattgtgaaGTGTGGGCtatggtctcggaaactgacatacggctgggagagcagtgtgctgacctcatgctcctccatatccacattcgGTGATGCCTGTGACTTGAGGATGATACATGAGGCTGGccagtacctttgggccttcatggcctgtttgggaggagtttaatttagttttttcgtGTTTGGTCGCTATCTCCCTCTCACATCGTCCTTAACACCATTTCTCATATCTTTTAggccactgctggcgtcccccagtgctccatcctctcctctctcctctatctcctgtacatcgCTGATATGCCCAAGCTACCCCCAACAGTTCACCTTCTCAATATGCTGATGAtactgccttcctggctctctatacTACCCTTCAATGGTCACAAAGCACCCTCCAAACTCACCTCAACCAGTTcatcacttggtgtaaccagtggttccttcatctcaacccctccaaaacccaggcaatcatcataggccacaccacctgcGCCTTCCACGATTTCTAGttcaccatttatggtcatcccacCCAGCTCACCCACACCTTGAGATAACTTAGCCTCACCCTTGactatcacctcacctggatccctcacctCCTGACtctccagcagaaagcccattccaaCCTccacctgctgaaactcctgtctggctggacatggggattgcatccttccaccatcctccacacctacaaatccctcatctgtcctatcctctgtcaTGCCAGTGTTACTtggatctccacccctcccccctcctccccgcccACACTTTTACagcgccctccaaatcctcgaacgccatgcactctaccttgccttccgtatccaccttgattcccccacatggctcctgtatgacctcatcccctttcccACCTCCACGTTTTccaccaacatctccacatccttcacCCTGTCCACatgcttgatccccccaccccctggtttcttccttcctctccacccaTCGCCTTTTGCCGCGCCTCTATCACtgaatccctccctctctccaccacactctccatttccttcaccagggcaatttccagcaccttcccctcccagatgttgaacttcgccgtgacaccTACCCTTCCTTCccactgtaacctggccttgttccctcccctccccagtgccccccttttcctctccccaaCTTCTCCCAGagcatattttccttctttccccccttgagtccctgcaccccctcctcagcTGTATCCCATGCAcatccttccctccccagccctcttcgACGCGGCCCTGTCCATCTTCCCCCTCTCACCCTTCCCTCTCTTCTTCCCTTCTCCATACCCCTGGCAGATCCTGTGTTAGCTATACTTTTTtcaggtttttatctccattttacagtcgcccccttttttctgttctcttccattatgttccccctttttatGTTTATGTACGCCATATTTTCTCGTTTGTAACTTTAAATGTCTTTTATTGTATAATAAATGTCTTTCAggtgaagagcagcgcatatgctgctgccagcctgccccagaTGGAGAATTGAagtacaatacagaaaaaaaactaacCAGTTAATTAATATTGGTTTGGAGTGGTAAACTCGGATCTTCATTTCTCAGAATTCTTTTCTTCATCAACTGATGTGTTGCAGTGAAGCGATTATTATTAGCAAGAACTCCAGTGAAATTCATTTCGGTGTCTTATTAAATTGCGTCCGCTGTAAGGACGACTAAGCGTCATTATGAAGCACATTATCTGTATTTCAAGTCATTTTCAAATAATTCTTAATTACAAGTAATGAAGGAGACAAATACAGATATTaaaaatgtgcttgacaatgacgcctagtcgaaattagctaatcgcacgatcgCATCGTATTAAaacctactacggaccatgtttacgtttattaagcatctgAAAGCTGTGggtccccacaaatacaaaattttcaacaataaagaaattcacaaaaaCAAGTGAATATTTTTGAGCAacctgacagtatttttaaaatctgTTTAATAATTACCATAATACAGTGTGCATTCTTCTTTAAGGATTTTTACAGCAATTTAGATTTCAATTGATCAGGTAGCTCTGCTGAGTTTCGTCAGTGTAGCTGAAGTTTGTAAGAGCTCGTGAAGTATTTCCCAAAAACAATTTAAACAAGCAAAAAAAAAGTAGACTTCACACTACGCTACTGCTTGGACGCAGGAAGGATAGAAAAAGTGCCTTTGCTCAGCATGGATGATAGAATCCTTTTGTTGAGTTAAATAACTGATATAGAGGTTGTTATTCAAATTTAATTGCCCTATTAAAAATGGACAGATTTTTAATTGCCACCAGTGCCAGATAATCGATTGCCAACCCGTAGCTATTAAGGAAAGGTGAACGGTGTTTGAAGAGATATGTAGTGCTGGGTTGGGATGTTCAAGCAGGTTCATCTCATTTAGTTCAGTATGACACATAAATAGATGTAGCAacattctttctcattagtcaaaaCTAACAGCTGCTGAATGTCTCATCTACTGAGCTGAAACCGTATGAATCGAATGTTGAAATAACTTACGGGcctgctgccgggtgacgtcgtcggacaccgccgatatttcgacaggagcacaccctgccattctcaaggcacaaatgcaaggaagaaaaaatgtgcaagcaaatttaatacctcggttcatagagaagaaacaaggaagacaccacatacagaacaagtgtcaacacaaacaaagataaccaacatcagaaatagcgatagttactattaatcaacatgtgaggtagcactaattctgtccctctgttttttgatgagtgacagagccggattccaagcagcatttaaacaaaacccaccacctctgttaataaggttgcttgatagtctgatttcaacagcttccttaataacactatcccaatagctggacgtgcaagccagaatctccgtgttgttgtattccacagGAAtttgttgcagctaattgaggttaagtttggtgtcgagttaacaaatttgtttcgacgtGTGCTGACTTACActcactttttattcaatggtcagtactactaATAGTCTGATGGAGTTGCAaggggaagcccgttgtcacctactgTGGCCAATTTGTATAcagaggactttgaggaacgtgcattggagtcagctaCCTTGAAACCTggctgttttttcagatatgtagacgatacttttgttgtttcgcCTCATGGTGGTGAGAATtgaaaccggtttttggaacatctgaattcaatccagccgaatattcagttcactatggaggtggaaaagaatggatgccttcccttccttgatgtgttggtcaaaaggaagtctgatggtacgttgggacattctttttataggaagcccacccacactgacttgtatctgcgagctgatagttgtcaccatccagctcagcgtgaaggagtacttcgcaccttggttcacagggcccacgttatctcagaccctgaaagtttggcagcatagctagcacatctcgaagtcacctttcgtcagaatagtTATagcgagaggcagatcaaacgtgcgttgccccatcagccttctgtgcaacgggtgagtgacgatagcaacgaagtggcacctaagtctacggcctttttgccttacgcaggaagcatctCCAACAGAATTGGCcgcattttgcggaaatatgatgtgaaatgtgtttttcgaccaccttctaagattaaggccctgttggcgtccgtaaaagatgatcttggtttgcgtaaggctggggtctatcgtattccttgcagttgtggcatgtcacatATTggccagacaatcaggactgtggaagaccggtgtattgaacataagcgtcacacacgcttacaacagccgagcaaatccgctattgccgaacattgccttgacaccggtcatcctatggaatacaacaacacggagattctggcttgcacgtcaagctattgggatagtgttattaaggaagctgttgaaatcagactatcaagcaaccttattaacagaatggaggattttgtttaaatgctgtttGGAATCCggttctgtctctcatcaaaaaacagagggacagagttagtgCTACcccacctgttgattaatagtaactagcgatatttctgatgttggttatctttggttgtgttgacacttgttctgtgtgtggtgtcttccttgtttctcctctatgaaccgaggtattaaatttgcttgcacattttttcttccttgcatttgtgccttgagaatggcagggtgtgctcctgtcgaaatatcggcggtgttcgacgacgtcacccggcagcaaacccgtaagttatttgaacgtaTGAAATAAGTTTTGTCATTTGACGACATATATGCTGCCAGGTACAAGACGACGTTCCTTATTAGAATCTCGTGCGCGGCAGAGTTCTGAGGTCCGGTACTCTGGTGCCGAGCATGCGCAGCTCCGGCTGCGCCGCGGAGTCGGCCTCCGCCTCTGGAGGCGGCGCCGTGGAGGGGGCGGCGTCGTTGCGGCAGCCGCAGGCGGGCACTGGCGCGCGGTAGCTGCAGCCCAGCGAGCCGAGGTGTCCCTGGGCGCGGCACAGCAGCTCGCAGCCCAGGTCGGGGATCCGCAGCCGCCGGCTCAGCTGCGAGCACACCGGCACCCCGTCCTGGCAGCACCCCTCCGGCGCGTCTGCAACCGACAACACCGGCCGCCTACCCTTTTGTTTGCAACCCGGAGGCAAAGGCTGAAGAGGAACACACTACACACTGACAACGGTAACTCCCCATCTCAgccccctcacatttagtggtGAGACGGGCCAttggacagcccatcaaaaactgaacaaagatggagcacgaaaacaggaagaaggtgtactgaactgtgcgaAAAAGAGGCAAAATGGAAACAATGGACGGTCAAATGTCAACATCTGCAACGTCGAGAGACTGTAATCGACTGTGGCCTCGTGGTcacgtggtcacggtgttggactgcttaGAGAGAAATCTGGGTTCAAAACTCACTCACGCCCCACTTTCTtagcacaaaattatgaactggcctTCCGGTCTGTGacatgtctgttcgctgtattcagatgtGTGTCTGTATCGTGATGTAACGTCCgtctgcaacagcgacgtgtaatgAAAGGACTTCCCGATATAAGTACCTCCTATTTGccctacacaagtaccacatgttatgcctcttCCGTTACATTTTGGAAGCTTTGACTCTTATTTTACTTCGTTGTGTCATAGCTTACACCTCTATGAGAGGTCTACGAGGCATCAAGCATACTCTCACTATTCATAACATTTACTTCCGATGGTAATATATCTGAGTCGTGTTGCGGCTCACATTGGtgtcgttggtaggttggcatcatgtAATAGGTATAGTGGCgtgtcgtcttcttcttgtgtttactggcgccactatgtttgctagcattgtctgttcgtgagtggcagcagcagcggttagtacgctggtactatctttggagggacgtcaagtgttttccagTTTGGAGTATGTCAgggagttcagttgggacggagcagcagtgaggtcaggCAATGCGAGGACATGCCTGGACCGCTGgcagcacgcaggcactgccggatcgaggggctgcagTTGCGATGGCCGCAACCTccttgtccaccggacccaggacgtttgagctgagtgaacattaacccagtagtggaacctccactattttgagatcacgccgtttgttcacACATTGCTGCTCACAGGGTCGCTGagatgaagagcaacgagtggagtgtttggagttggccaAATTTATTAGCTGtcttccacttcttattattaatcattgaattccttgtgttattattggtgaggttcaaccagcagtattttttctgcctagtggccattAACGCCCCCGTCACCTGAGCTGGAGGTTAGTGTATTTTCGTCGcacttgccgctgctgtccggtaaggcatgtagttcaatagcctccttgattgtggttcggatattttgtttccTTTGGACTAATTTGGTCATAGtgcttccttctgcttctggatgttctaagcactggattctgaagatgcagtgctgtctgCCAGTTCCGCCTTGCCTCGGTTATTTCATCGTTGTATTGgctatcagacgttaggtagattatgcaagagtgttggtctgcgtttaaactgtcactggtTTGAGTTACCATCCGCTTAAGTggatacaactcttggctgcctgcctcATCGTTTACAAAGTTGAGCGACTTTCTcaagtcgatccttggagcactgtctgaggtccacttctctcttggtttggtcagaaattttttaacaaaaatattttaattttgatttattactgttagggccttcagccgacaaacagTTTGAATTCCTTGTTAATaacgccttcagccgtgagtgtaatttgtcttaagaaattttaatcaGACAAAATATCTTAACTCTGAATTGTTGATGATCGTTCTTGAAATATCGCTTTCAGAAGTTTAATTGCTTCTcaagaatttgctatccaggccttcagctgtcaaattgttttttgagttattactattggggactccagccgacaaataatttgaatttcttgtcaataaggccttcaaccgtggATGCAGttggtcttaagaatttttaattggaTATTGTCTCTTAGTAGTGAAATTTTGATGGttgtctttaaaaatattttagtatctcctGGAGAACTTAAActggttcttaagaatttgctatccaggtCTTCAtccgtcaaattgttttttgagttggGACCTTCAGCCGAGAgacaatttgaatttctggtcaataaggccttcagccgtgagagcaacttgtttaaaaaaaatttaattagacATTGTCTCATTAAACTCAGATCTGATAGTTGTTGCTTATTGTCaactttatttgcaattgtttcgAAATAAGGTGTACGTGATTTATAAAAAGACTGAACAACCAACGGTATCTGATTACGGCCCTATCCACACTGAATCATGCCTTCCCCTAATAACCCAGGTCTCAGTGGTAGCAGAGCGTGATTATGATTGTAATATTGCCATTACAGTTACCGTTGGTTCAAATTGTAACTCTGCCAGTGTTACACATATTTGTCTTTGCTATTTTGTTGTTTCAGGTGACCGATTCTAATGGCAGTGAGGCAGTGACCCGGGATCAGCCTGTTGCGGAAGGGCCACCTCATTTGTGAGTTGGCAATAAGGGGCCAGCCTATTGAGGGTAGTAGgcttcactactgggttaatgttcactcagctCAAACTCTCTGGGtctggtggacaacgaggttgtggccctcgcaactgtaGCCCCTTGATGTGGCAGCGCctgcatgccgcccccccccccccccccccccccgcgcggcCGGTCCACACTGCTCCTCCCTGCTCCTCTGTCCCAACTGAACTCCCCGACACACTCCGACCCCGAAAACACTTGACatccctccaaagatagtaccaccgtactagatatcgataactgctgctgctgccactcgcagacagacaacgctagcgaATGTAGTGGCGCctgtaaacacaagaagaaaacgagatgcGACTATCCCGATTACTCGATGCCAGCCTACCAATGGCACCAATGTGAGCCGCAACACAGCTCAATGTTCTTACCATATGAATCATATGCTATaagcaatgtatagtatgacaattttcgagactacagaaggagaacaatcGTGCCAATGACTGATCTGGCAGTTCATAAATATTCGGAAAAAAATGGAGGAAGAGAGAGGTATGGATACAGATCACCCGTTTTGCGGTCCAACACCGAGACCATACAGCCTCGATGTGGTTCTCAGGAgtcgctcgatgttgcacgtcTTGAGCTTGGTATGTTCACTGTTTCTGCTTTGCATCTTTTCTCCAGTTCAATACGCCTTATTCTTATTTTCATGCTTCATtggttcagtttttgacaggctagtCTCTGAGCAATTTTACTGCTAAATCTGAAGGTggcgcgatggggagtttcccttgtgagatgaCAAACgtcacagcgatatgcacatatacagatggtgatagtatcgcgcacacaaagtGTGTAAAggcagtgcagtggcggagctgtcatttgtacacagctgattcatgtgaaaaaatttccgacgtcat
This genomic interval from Schistocerca serialis cubense isolate TAMUIC-IGC-003099 chromosome 8, iqSchSeri2.2, whole genome shotgun sequence contains the following:
- the LOC126416642 gene encoding uncharacterized protein LOC126416642, producing MEAVLAVLVATAALTAASRFGMPYGRAASPDAPEGCCQDGVPVCSQLSRRLRIPDLGCELLCRAQGHLGSLGCSYRAPVPACGCRNDAAPSTAPPPEAEADSAAQPELRMLGTRVPDLRTLPRTRF